In Suricata suricatta isolate VVHF042 chromosome X, meerkat_22Aug2017_6uvM2_HiC, whole genome shotgun sequence, the DNA window CGTCTCTGGCCCCGCCTCCGTCCACAGAGGAGCAGAATCATTCCCACTCTGTCCAGTGTCGCCTaaggggaagcctgggtgggCCGCTCCCCACAACTGCCCCCTGCCTTGCCCGTCCAGGGCTTCCTCAGGCTCTGCCGCAGACCACTGACCCCTCAACAGCCGGACATTGGGACGCCCCGATTCACCTCATGTAGGACCCCGTTGCCCTCAGCCTCCCGTGGCTGGCAGCGGGGTAGGCCCCACCATCTTCACCTCCAGTGTCACCGCAGCCCTGTCTCCTACCTGGTAAGGTACATTTTGGTGCGATGTCTGCCTCAGGAGATCTAGGCCAGGCCCCAGGTGGCCAAGATAGACCCCTGGATGAGGCGGGGCCATGGGCCCCGGTGGCTGGAGGTGGCAACGATGTGGCCGGCGGAGATGTGGTGGCCCGTGGAGACGAGAGGGCTGGAGATGGACTGGCCGGAGGTGATGTAGTGGGTGGTGGAGACGAGATGGCTGGAGGCGACGGGGTAGCCGGCCATGGATTGGCAGTCCGAGACATAGTAGTGGCTGGAGCAGACATGATGGCTGGAGGTGGCGACGGACTGGCCGATGGTGGAGACTGGGTGTTGGGAGGTGGAGAAGGAGTGGCCGGCGGCGACGAGCTGGCTGGCGGTGGAGAACGAGAGGCTGGGGACCCCGGGCCCCACCCTGCCGAGGCTGCTGGTGCGGCAGCGCCCGCGGAAGACCTCCGGCAGGAGGCGGACTCGGACTCGGACTCCGACTTCGGGCCGGCGGACGAGGACGAGGTGGAACGGCGGGAGGCCGCCGTGGACATAGTCGTGGACGCCTACGATTTCCCGATGGTGGGCTTCCGCTTTGTGTTCGTGGCCCTGATGCGTTCACTGCTTCACGGCCTCTACTCCAACAACTATGTCCTGGTGCGAGGCCCGCTTCTTGAGCCCAGCGTCCCCCCTGTGCCCGCGGCTTGCGAGTTCCAGGGCTCGTCCGAGCAGGAGGGGGCTGCCCAGGAGACCGGGGAGGAGCCCGACGAGGAGCTGGCTGCCACCGAGGGTGAGTGGGGGACCCGGGCGCCCAACGGGCCGGGGCCGCGGGCAGCTGCGGGTGGCCCGGGCGCCCCCAGACTGAAGGCCGAGGGCCCGTGGCTTTGAGAAGGAAACGGCGGCAAAGAGCCAAAGGCTGCGGGGCAGGTGCAGGTCCTAgcaggtgtgtgtgcagggggCGGGATGCTGTGCACATCAGCACGGGAGGGGTGTGCAGGAGGACGGGGGGAGGGACGGAGCCTGAAGAAACAGAGCGAGTGGCACACCCCTTTTTTGtccatagcttttaaaaatgacaagttGTACAAAGTTCATCCCNNNNNNNNNNNNNNNNNNNNNNNNNNNNNNNNNNNNNNNNNNNNNNNNNNNNNNNNNNNNNNNNNNNNNNNNNNNNNNNNNNNNNNNNNNNNNNNNNNNNCAGAGAACAGAAAATGTAGGTATCCGTCTAGCTTTGCCTGTCACCCAACTATTCCTGGCATTTACCTCTTActgacagttttttttaattcacccaGTAAATTAAGCAGTTTGTTTAAAATTCCTTCAAAAATTCAGTTTTACCTGTGTAGAATGTTAATAGAACAGTCGGGTACCTGGTAATAGAAATCacagtatattttgaaatctatttCATGGCTCCTCATTTGTTCTTGTGAGGTCTTTTGTCCTCTACCTGGAAGATGACTAACAAATGGTAAAGGTATCAGTAACTGAGACCAGTCTTGGTTTAGAAAACGGTTCCCGAAGCAGCAGCTAAAATGGCCGGGCTGGGCACCAGTTGGGCGTTCATTACCCGGCCGTGGCCATGTACCCCTCATGCTAACTAGGTGGCGAGGCCTTTTCGAATGCAATTACATGAAAATGCAAAAAGGTCAGAATTTCAAGTAGGACCACACTTAATAACTAATGCCTAAGTAAGTATTCAGGTGTggatttttgtatgttatgtgaCAGTCCAAAGAAACTTAGTCATAGTATGGCTATTACTTATCACTGAATTGGGAATTAAGTCTTGAGGTATATCTtgtctttgaatatatttaagtGATTAAcatttgatatatattattttttgcgTTTTTACAGCTGTGTATTTCACAATAACGGCCTGTTTCTCGTAGGGTAGATCTGGAGATCGAGGGTCTGGGAGGGTAAGGGAGTATCATTGTGGAGTGAGCATAGGCTTTGAAGATGAAGAGATTTCCTTAAATTCCAGAATGGCCtctcaagggaaagagaaaagcgCTGACGGTGTTAGGCAGGAGACCAGGCTGGCCCGAGCACGTGATCAAAGCCCTGGGCCGCACAAGCGCCCCGAGCACAGAGGCGCAGGTTGCCAGAGAGACCGGGTTGTTCTCTCCCTGTTGAGAAACAGCCCGTGGATGCAGCAAATATTCACTGGGCTACTGTCATGGGTTTGGAAAGTCACTGCTGCCGGTTAATGCTCTATGATCGttacttttctctcatttcatcctGCAGGTGGGAGGAAcgaaaaaagatgaagaagaatcTATGGttcattgttttttggttttcactTTAGAAGTGCACGAGAATTTTATGAACACCAATGTCATTCCAAACTGCATCACCCCAAGAGTGACAGCCGATGAAATCTGCCTTTTCTGTTACACTTGACAGTTCTGTTTGACACCATTTGTTCTcatcaaaaatgtttgttttaaatttctaaactGGAATGAAGGCAGAAATCTctcttttacctctttcttttggTGCACTctatgttcattaaaaatatcGCTTCCTACCATTTGCTGAGCctgtcttaaattattttatgatagccccaaataaattaaaatgtcaggTTTAAAACAATTGTTGGCAAGAGGGAGATGGAGGTCAGGTCTTCAGAACGACGCTGTGCACGACGTTAGTAACTCCCCGAACATGGCTACTGAAACACGCCTGGTCTCCTTTGAGACACGTTGTAGGCATAAAACTGATGTAACTTGCGGATCATTGCATACTGATTACATAGCGAAATGATACTATATGGAGTGAAATGTACCATTGAAATTAattttgcccatttctctttactttttaatgtggCTCCGAGAAAACTTAAAGTGCCACTCGTGAGTCGCGTGGTCATGTCTATCAGACAGCACTGCTCTAGAGCGTGGTTAGGGAGGACACCTCGCAGATGGCCCAGGACACCTCGCAGATGGCCCATCTGGCCTGGGGGCCACATGGTGCTGCGGAGCGACCCAGACACTGATTTACAGGGTGGTTCTCAAAGTTGGGCCCCACGACAGCGTCGCCATCACCACCTGGGAGTCCTCAGGCTCTACCCGAGACCTGCTGACTCAGAAAGGCTGAGGGCGGCCGGGAAGTGTGTGCTTTCGCAAGCCCCCCAGGGGGCTCCGAGGCAGCTGTGTTTCAGGAACGCTGGTTAGGAGccacaggggaaggggagactcCCCTGCGGTAGCACCAGCCTTAATTCACGGGCTTGGGACTTGCAGGTAAGCCGAACGGGCTGGCAAGGGCTGGACTGGGGACGAGGCCAGAGCTCACAGGGGCGGAGACACAGAGGGGCTCACACCCACACCGGGGGAAGGCGGACAACCGCAGAAGTGAGAAAGCTGATTCCAGAAGGATACAAACATGATGCCATGGATCTGAAGTCTAAAAGCACATGCAAAACGATCACCATGTACTGATTGTGGATGCAAACGGCTAGAGTCAAAAGCCTGCATAGGACAGCTGCATACAAACCTAGCATGTGTGACGGCACGGGTGGGAAAGGTACAGAGCTCATGTAGGGTGGTGATTACCTCTTGGGGAAATGAACGGAGGGGAATCCTATTGGGGACGGCTCCGCAGTGGCTTCAACTGTATCTGCAATGTTACATTGCTTAGGCTGCGTGGTGGATACATAGATATTGATAGAGTATTGTAATTTTGCATAGATCTGAAATgcttataataatgaaaaagaagaaagggagagaattgaCTTAATTTCTGGAAtctcttcaagaaaaagaaaagataagtcATAATTGACTCAAATAGAGGATCAGAAAAGGGGAAAGGCCCTGGGTTTGAGACAAGAGGGCGTCATCTCTGCATTTCGTTAAGGTTTCCCAGGTGCCCCGCTTGGTAGCACGAGATGCCCTCTCTCATGTTCTGTGCAAGCACATGTTGTGTTCTACACACAAAGAACCCAACACATACACATATCCCCGCACTGCACCAACACCAATCCCCGGACTGAACCTCGGAATGGCTGGGACCTTAAAGggctttagtctttttttcccaaagcCCTAATTAGGTGCTTAACTAATGTCTGTTAAAATGAAGTGAACTTAACAGTCCCACAACTCTGTTTCTGGTCACCAGTGTTGACATATTAAAATGCATTAtcaagggggcctgggtggctcagtcggttaagcgaccaatttcgggtcaggtcatgacccctcagttcctgagctcaagccccgcgtcgggctttgtgctgacagctcagagcgtggagcctgcttcagattctgcgtcttcctctctgtctctggtcctcccctgctcacacaaacactctctctgtctcaaaaataaactttaaaattggggcgcctgggcagtagctcagttggttaagcatctgacttcagttcaggtcatgatcttgttgttcccaagattgagccccgcgttgggctctgtgctgacagcgaagagcctggagcctgctcggattctgtgttgccctctctctgttcctcccctgctcacgctctgtgtgtctccttcaaaaataaataaacatttagaaaaataaacattaaaataaaatgaaatgtattatcATGTAGTGTTCCTTATGGCTAGAACCACATGGCAAAATAGAAGGCAGACGGTTGTCACTGAAAGGGTAGGCCAAGGCAGTATGATTTATGGACCCTCAAACTGGTCCTGATTTGTTAGTATTTACGCTGTATTTACTTGTAACATACTACTGCTTTCAGACCCAAGCAAGGGACCTTTGTCCTGAGCTCCATGCTGCAGAGGCCCCACTTTGGTCCTCTTTCAGCCTCGCTCTTCCCTATAGGACCAGGATCCTAGTCCACGGGGAGAAGGGGTAAGCCCTGCTGCCTGCGCTCCAGGCactcagcacccagcacagtccCAAGCCTGCTGTCAGGCTCCTCTTGGAGCTGCCCATTGGGGGGGTGCTGACTgcacagctgggggtggggtgctcaCAGGCCAGAGGGGGCAGGGGTCGTGTGCCTGGAACATAATGGGGCCTGGCTACCAGatggctgggggggtggggtggtggtgggacaGCTCTTCCTACCCTGTTAGAGCAGGACTTAGAGGGGCCTGAGAATTCTAAATCCCATCTGGCCCTTTCAGGTCATCATGAAGGTACATTTGTcatggaaggagagaaagcactcaataaaacatgctgatttaaatatatagagatatgGCATGTGGATCCCCAACTGAACTTTTTTTCTGACCCCTGCAAATGTTATAAATGTTACAGAAAGTCTAGGTTAAATATTCGGGTCTATCACCCCTTTCCCTTCTTCGCTCCATATTACGCTTCGTTCCCTGTGCACAATGGGGCTCCTCGCTTCTGAAAATACGTGTTCTAAGAGCCCACCTTGCTGTATGACTTAGACCTAGTCCCTAGTCCGGGCTAGAGTACATCCACCAACTGTCTTACTCACCCCTAACTCCAGTACCCTCCCACCGGTCCCCTTCTTTGCCCTCTAGGTCTTTATACACAAAACAGCAATACAACTTCTTCCCCATAGAAAGTCCCATCGGTAGGCCATCAGCTTGGTCGGGGACACCTGTGTGGAGGCCCTCTGTGTCCTGCACAACCTCTTAAGGACATTTTGCTTCTCAGACAACCTTCAGGTCTGAGTTTTCAATATGTTATTCAACATCCTTCTGCATGCAACAAACACAGACGACGGAATAAGCTTTATTGACTTTATTTGCTTTGCATGTATataataaaactgagaaatgctaaaagaagagaaaaacttatCAGAATGTGCatctatgcattaaaaaataccCTTAAAATCTTTACTTAAAAACAGAGTTTTGTTAACTGTGGAAGAGAAATAGTTAATGGAGAGTTCTCGGAGCGAGAATAAGGTAACGGGTCTACACTGGGGAAGGGGGTAGGGAAGTGTAACACCTAAGTATCAGGGTCACTGGGTAAAGGGCGTCTACCTAAATTAAACTGTTCACTACGGTAATATAAAGGAAATCAAATCCAATCAATAAAAACCTAGCATTATCAAAACAGCAAAGAGTATCAGGAAACATCgaagttttataaagaaaatgcaaaatccaGCATATGATTGTACAAGGTCACATTATACCATCACCAGCAAAACCAAGCACCAAGGGTTTACATCAGCTCTGGCGCCTTACtgcctttctgaatttttttgcATTTGCAGTACCCTGCTCCAAATTTAAAGGCACAGTTAGATGTCtaggttttcatttctgtggAAGCAAAGCAGCCCTGTGATGACAAGAGGCAGACACAGTAAAAGGTATGCGGAGAAGACACTTCTGGGTCTCCTAAGAAAATGAGCTAGGTACCACACAGGTACCCAAGGGAAGCTCTCCCTCAGGGTTCGGTGTGTCTGGGGTATGGAATGGAAGGAAGGGGTGTGGGGTGAGTGgctcactgggggagggggagctgtcTAGCCTAGTGACTTTGGAGGTGGGTGCCTCCATGCACGAGGACATGGAGAGGCTGGGCGGACTGAATTACTTAAGGCTTCCAAGCTGGCAGAAAGTGAATTGTTCTCTGGCTTTGGGGGTGTGGTCTGGCTTTGGGCTAAAATCTTGTGAAACAGAGGCTGCTGAGGAGACAAGACTGGAAACTGGGCTACTTGGTTGTTTCCGCCTTAAAGctagagccagagagagaatccccaagaaATGCTCTGTCTCATAGGGAGGTGTTCAATGCTGCCAGAGCTGCGACACAGGGTTTTGCAAAGAGGGAGCTAAGCTGTAGACACTGGGGAGCCTCAGGAGTACCTGGGCAGTGTTTCAATGGCTAATTGGGGGACCAGCTGTGCAAAGTTTTCCTTGGAGATCCAGAATTTTCACTTCCACCACCTCTGCCAGGGGCCTTTGCGAAGCCAGGTGCAGGAACCAAAGAACGGAAGCATTTAACCAGGCTCATAAAACCTAAAAGCCAATCCTTGGGATAAATCATCTGGCCATTTGCTTGAAGGGAAATGACCACATCTTAGCTGCTCTAACAAACCGTTTTTGCGTTCTGGCTTCTAAGGCACATTGCCCAAGTTCAAGACGGCCCCCTAGCAGTGCAAACATTTTACATTGCTTGTATAGAGGAAATGCTGGCTTTTCAGGTGTTGGCAGTGACTGTACGGGAAGGTTAGGCATTCGTGGCATTGGCTACATTCTAATGGTTCTTCGCTTTAATTACCATCTTAAGGCTCTTTTGCTTAATGAAGAAAAACAGCTAACATACACAAATCGCTACATGGCACTAATAGAGTGCTTGGCAATTATCATTTGAAATGCTGATGCTCCACCCAGAAAATACTTATTGTATGATTTCTGCTAAATGGCTCCAAACTTGGGCTTTTCTCTTGGCTATGGAGAACCAGACTGGCTCTTCTGACTGTGTCGGCTCTTGGAATAGGGCCGGGAGAGTTGAAGATCGCCTGATTCTGCTTCCCCCGGCGAGCTGTTGACATGGCTTCTCATCTTCAGATCCTACAAAGAACCACAGCCAATAATGCACAAGCGGCAAGAGCCACGGAGCTATGTTGATGGGATCACAGAACAAGCTTTCCTCCTTTCAGGTTTCCTCTGGCTTTGAAAAGTCAGTGCACGTGCACAGCCCTGGGTGGCATGTCAAAGGGATAAAACCTACATGACTATGGCCACAGGGGCCGGGCCATGGGAAGGCCCGAGAGGAAATGCCTTACAGCTGTATCGGCCAATCTTTGGCTGGTTGTTATTTCTAGATGCTCTTATACTTTTGAATTGAGAGTAGAGAGGAAGCAGACAGTATGATATCTATTCTGTTGTTTACATTTCAAATCAGGTGATACTATTTCTGTGTTGCCAATCCACGTCACACGAAGTGACCAGTGGCTCAGAAGATCCACCCAGTAAGAGTCTGTGCCAATGGACATTGTACCAACTGCTCTGACCAAGCAGACTACCTCTCTATCCCCTGGTTGTACTCTTTCCCTCATCCTGGTTTCTGGTGGACTGACTTAGTGGCTTAGACtcaaccagtggttctcaatgcGGGTTACATCTTAGAGTCACCAagggcatttttttaaagcaatcagaTACGTATTTAATCAATCAGAATTGCAATTCGGGAGACACAGATTTGAGTAGAAATCGGACTGGTGTTACACACCTCgagcctttaaagaaaaataccaaatccCCACACCATTTCCTGAACTAACAGAATTAGAATCTTCAGTAATGGAGCCAGGGccatctgtaattttttaaatgtttaaaaaggttGCCAGGCAATTCTGATGTACAGAATTAAGAATCACTTCATAGGAGCACAGTGCCCGTGAGGTTATTAATTGCTATCAGCAAGTCGGGTGCTACTATTTTGTGGCCAGATGaaattgtttcctaaattcctCACCTAATTCTTCATGAAAGGGACTCAGGGAGCCGACAAAGATGATTCAATACAaatctgtcctcccctccccactcccgccGGCTCCCGCTGTAAAGAAAATCCGTCTGGCACACAACTCTACTGATGAaaccacattctttctttttttttaagtttatttacttactttgagaaagagagcacgagaagataggggcagagagagaatgaaaaagaatcccaagctggctctgagctgccagcccagagtctgacacggggctcaaactcacgatgagtccatgacctgagccaagatcaagagtcagatgcttaaccagctgagccccccaggcatcccgaTGGGACCACGTTCTATTCTACCCCAGCCCAGTGCTCTGTCAGCTTTTGACATCTCACCACCTCTCACCCGCTgctcagaagatgaagaaaaaagacttttaaatagttaaaaggaggggtgcctacgtggctcagtcagttaagtatccaacttgggttatggtcatgatctcgcagttcatgggttcaagccctgcatcgagctctttgctgtcagcacgggcccctgctttggatgctgtgtcccccctatctctctgccctttcccttcttgcatttcctctctctcaaaaataaataaacattaaaacatggtTAAAAGGAACAATTCAACACTACCAGGCCTTCACAGTGGATTAAAGTGCCATTGGGGCTGTAGGAGGcaagaaaatactgttttgcCATGAACTGGAAagcaatttttgcttttatcctCCTGAATACCAGCCACTGGAACATTTTAGAGAGCAATCACAATTTTGTGCCTGTAGCAGCTTCCTCGATGAGGTAGAAAACCGGAAGACCCCCTGGAAGTTATACACTGGACGTAGAGTGGTCGTAATAACGCAATTTTCCTAAAATGAGCTACTATCTACACCTAATGCGAGAGCCATGAGAATCATGAGGCTGATTCAGGGCAGGTGAGGGCTGAGAAATGACACGAATTGTCGGAGATGGAAATTTCTAAAGTTTCACAATCTGCTGCCAGGGCTCTTTCGCGGGGGAAGGGGGGTATGTTTTACCTCCTTTGGCGGGCTCAGGTAGCTTCTTTGGTGCCATCGCCTCCTGTTTATTGACACTGGAAGTAATAATACTTGCTGGTTGTTTTCCTTGTTCTCCATCTTTAAAGGTATCTCCCTTTAATACAAAAAGTGACAACAAAAGGCTTGTGAGCCATGGTGTGGAAAAGAACCAATCACTTATTCAGAAAACCACAAGGAGCAAGCCCCGTCCTCGGTATGAATTTAACATTAgtcaaaaggagagagagagagagagagagagagagagagagcgagcgagagcgagagcgagaaggaaggaaatagcaCTGAGGCGATCTTGGTTCAGAATTTAGGTTCACAAAACCTTAGCTGGTCAAGTTCACCACCTTTGTGATCTGGAAGAAAAGCCTGTCTAATCATACAAAGAGTTTAAACGGGTTAACCTATTATAGTTATTTAACCTGAGAACAGTCTTTTCCCAAGCACATCGCCCACACTTAACAGCAAGCTAACTCACAGactaagagatcatgatctgagccaaagtcagaagcataactgagccacgcaggggcggCGCACATACATCTCTTGACATGcaaatttggtttgttttctttacagtttCAGCAAGAGGGCTTCTCATTCCATCACCTCCAAAGACACTGCAAATGGGACATTGAAAGCAAGATACCATGCCATCACCTCCGATCCACATGGGGGACCATTAGTCTAGTTCATCATGTAACTTTTCTTCTAACCTATAGGGAGGTGTTgccccaaaccaaaccaagatGTAAAACCCCAAATAGCAAACATTGTCTTTATAAGGTAAACCACTATGTATGACATGGAAAGGTGcccagaaataaaatgttaaatgaaaaaaagtatggacagtttgattccatttatagtttCTTAAATACTTATCTACATTTATAGGCACAAAATAACTGTAAGGATAGTTACTCAATTCTCCCCTCAGCAATTCCTTTTGGGATTTTTCCTTTGACTTATTCTGCATTCTAAACCAACTTCATGCTCTACAATATTTAGGACAGGATTGGATTTACAGAACCTTCTCATATTAATTACTTTTCCTGAACCCTTTAAGAGCAGGGCACgtaattttctttcatgtttattcattcttgagagagagagagagagagagagagagagagagagagagagagaagagagagagaggaaaaaagcatgggaggggcagagagagggggagactgaagatccaaagcgggctccagctgaaatccccatgtggggctcgaactcacatatcgtgagatcataacctgagctgacgtcagatgctcgagcgaccaagccacccaggcaccccagcagggCACATTATTGTATGAGTACAAAGCAAGACCTTTCCTCCTGAGGAGTCACCCTGCCTTGATGAATGCACTGGCAGAGGTGGCAAGCCGCTTGCTTCGCCAAGTTCCCCATGCAAGCTTAGTGAAGCAGTTCGAGCGGCCTGCGGGAGGGTCCTCGGGGGCGCTGCGTGTCCTACCGCATGTGAAGCCTCTTTGACTGTGGCTCTGTTCTTGGCTCTCCACTCTTTTGTAAGAACAGGGACCCAAGAACCCTTCTGCTTCTCCGTGAGCTTGGTTCTCCAAGTTGGCTCTGAGACGCTAGGATATGCCTGTTGACCAGGAGCctttcctgagaaagaaaagaaagtggttaTAACCAAAGGGAGGCAGGCAAGGTCTCGGCCAGGCTGAGACATAACATAACCTAACCATGTGGGGTCCTCATTAATTGGCAGATGAGAAAAAGAGCTATCACACAGAAAAGGGCCCCCCTTTTTGGTGCTGTCCCCACAACCTGGCAAGGGCAGGTGCTCTTTGTGGAGATAAGAGGATGTACCTCCATGTTTGCACACTGTCCTCTCACCAGGCCCTTTCCC includes these proteins:
- the LOC115283475 gene encoding uncharacterized protein LOC115283475; the protein is MSASGDLGQAPGGQDRPLDEAGPWAPVAGGGNDVAGGDVVARGDERAGDGLAGGDVVGGGDEMAGGDGVAGHGLAVRDIVVAGADMMAGGGDGLADGGDWVLGGGEGVAGGDELAGGGEREAGDPGPHPAEAAGAAAPAEDLRQEADSDSDSDFGPADEDEVERREAAVDIVVDAYDFPMVGFRFVFVALMRSLLHGLYSNNYVLVRGPLLEPSVPPVPAACEFQGSSEQEGAAQETGEEPDEELAATEGEWGTRAPNGPGPRAAAGGPGAPRLKAEGPWL